A genomic segment from Thiomicrorhabdus aquaedulcis encodes:
- a CDS encoding TonB-dependent receptor domain-containing protein — MFSKNKLNLAIFTALASASVSAPLYAAQLEEVGVAASAQIAQEDTVTRQELSQTSNSETGTALRQIPGVDAARMGGHGVDLNIRGQQSSQLNVLIDGAKIEGGCPNRMDPPTAYAELSSFDSVTVIKGVNSVTYGAGGSGGTVLFERNAPTFEAGKPYNGEINMGTSSNGLTSDLNATVAAGGKQGYIVLQGSKKSADNYTDGNGKEINSSYESQQGHIDLGWTPSENHELRLSHENTLVEDALFQGAFMDSPVSDGTTSRLRYKGQKISDAVQAIEVDLYQSTVDHTMNNFELRTPLNPAQLSEVISDVETTGAKVKLTSMIGHTQLDYGVQLESLDKTAVLYNRVNDKSVFNMWPNVLQETKSVFAESTSFFKDQQKVILGLRYDAVSTQAKDAKTATESNQTAIKLYNDAYIDYSGDTQTEEANVNGLLRYERVLDHNITVFSGLSRTHRYPDATEQFMAKGGTGQWIGNPDIKPEQHNQLDIGLSQATKTHSWGVSAFYDSVSDYILRDLSQNQPEAIKSTLPAGSVVYVNKDATLYGLEIEGALQASQRVKVGGNISLTKGTNETDNRNLSNIAPLAGNVYALYQATDWSAGTRFNFATAQTETNALAKELETNGWSTLDVYGDYKINKSVTLAAGVDNLFDQAYETYLNRVDSTTGADYKVYEPGRSVWARLNAKF; from the coding sequence ATGTTCTCTAAAAACAAATTAAACTTGGCCATATTCACCGCGTTAGCCTCAGCCTCTGTTTCAGCACCACTGTACGCCGCTCAATTAGAAGAAGTCGGTGTGGCGGCCAGCGCTCAAATTGCGCAAGAAGATACCGTAACCCGTCAAGAGTTGAGCCAAACCAGTAATTCAGAAACCGGTACCGCGCTTAGACAAATCCCTGGCGTAGATGCGGCACGTATGGGCGGTCACGGGGTAGATTTAAACATTCGTGGTCAACAATCCAGTCAGTTAAACGTGTTAATTGACGGCGCAAAAATTGAAGGCGGTTGCCCAAATCGCATGGACCCACCGACCGCTTACGCCGAACTTAGTAGTTTTGATTCGGTCACCGTGATTAAAGGCGTTAATTCGGTCACCTATGGTGCCGGCGGTTCGGGCGGGACTGTATTGTTTGAACGCAACGCCCCCACGTTTGAAGCGGGCAAACCGTACAACGGTGAAATTAATATGGGCACGTCCTCAAATGGACTCACCAGCGACCTAAACGCAACGGTGGCCGCGGGCGGCAAACAGGGCTACATTGTGTTGCAAGGCTCTAAAAAATCGGCCGACAATTACACAGATGGCAATGGCAAGGAAATAAACTCAAGCTACGAAAGCCAGCAAGGTCACATCGATTTAGGCTGGACGCCGTCTGAAAACCACGAACTGCGTTTATCGCACGAAAACACCCTGGTTGAAGATGCCCTGTTTCAAGGTGCGTTCATGGATTCTCCCGTGTCTGACGGCACCACCAGCCGCTTGCGCTACAAAGGTCAAAAAATTAGCGATGCGGTGCAAGCTATTGAGGTAGACCTGTATCAATCAACGGTTGACCACACCATGAATAACTTTGAGTTGCGTACGCCTCTTAATCCGGCACAACTTAGCGAAGTGATAAGTGACGTTGAAACCACCGGTGCAAAAGTAAAACTCACCAGCATGATTGGTCACACGCAACTGGATTATGGTGTGCAATTAGAATCCTTAGACAAAACCGCTGTTTTGTATAACCGAGTGAATGATAAATCAGTCTTTAACATGTGGCCAAACGTGTTGCAAGAAACCAAAAGTGTGTTCGCCGAATCGACCTCTTTCTTTAAAGATCAGCAAAAAGTTATTTTAGGCTTACGTTATGATGCGGTAAGCACGCAAGCCAAAGACGCTAAAACTGCGACAGAATCGAATCAAACGGCCATAAAATTATACAATGACGCCTACATTGATTACTCAGGCGACACCCAAACCGAAGAAGCCAATGTTAATGGTTTGCTACGTTACGAGCGTGTTTTAGACCACAACATTACCGTGTTTAGCGGACTAAGTCGCACCCACCGCTACCCTGACGCCACCGAGCAATTTATGGCCAAAGGTGGTACCGGGCAGTGGATCGGTAATCCCGACATCAAACCCGAACAACACAACCAATTAGACATTGGCTTGTCGCAAGCGACCAAAACCCATTCATGGGGCGTTAGCGCGTTTTACGATTCGGTGAGCGACTACATTTTGCGCGATTTAAGTCAAAATCAACCCGAAGCCATTAAATCAACCTTACCCGCAGGCAGCGTTGTTTACGTCAACAAAGACGCCACCCTTTACGGCCTTGAAATTGAAGGCGCGTTGCAAGCCAGTCAACGTGTAAAAGTGGGTGGTAATATCAGCTTAACCAAAGGCACCAACGAAACCGACAACCGCAATTTAAGCAACATTGCACCGTTGGCGGGTAACGTCTATGCGTTGTACCAAGCCACCGATTGGAGTGCCGGCACGCGCTTTAACTTTGCCACAGCGCAAACCGAAACCAACGCCCTCGCTAAAGAACTTGAAACCAACGGTTGGAGCACACTGGATGTGTACGGCGATTACAAAATCAACAAATCTGTTACTTTGGCCGCCGGTGTTGACAACCTGTTTGACCAGGCCTATGAAACCTACCTAAACCGAGTGGATTCAACGACTGGGGCAGACTACAAAGTGTACGAGCCAGGCCGCAGTGTATGGGCGCGTTTAAACGCTAAATTTTAA
- the dcd gene encoding dCTP deaminase codes for MKLSDRDIIQYLKAGKIAIEPQPHADKIKGISVDLRLDNRFRVFNDHTAPYIDLSGPKDEMQKIMDTVMGEEILIADDKAFFLHPGELALAATYESVTLPDYLVGWLDGRSSLARLGLMVHVTAHRIDPGWHGQIVLEIFNSGKLPLALRPGMDICAINFETLSSASIKPYNKRSDAKYKNQSGPTSSRINQDQDNERQLDLLS; via the coding sequence ATGAAACTAAGCGATCGCGACATTATTCAATACTTAAAAGCGGGCAAAATTGCCATCGAACCTCAACCGCATGCCGACAAAATTAAAGGCATAAGCGTCGATTTACGCTTAGACAATCGCTTTAGAGTGTTTAACGATCACACTGCACCTTACATTGATTTAAGCGGCCCAAAAGACGAAATGCAAAAGATAATGGACACCGTAATGGGCGAAGAAATTTTAATCGCCGACGATAAAGCATTCTTTTTGCATCCAGGTGAGTTGGCTTTGGCGGCCACGTATGAATCGGTTACCTTGCCCGACTATTTAGTAGGGTGGTTAGACGGACGCTCAAGTTTGGCGCGTTTGGGTTTAATGGTTCACGTAACTGCCCATCGCATTGATCCAGGCTGGCACGGGCAAATTGTATTAGAAATTTTTAACAGCGGCAAATTGCCATTAGCATTGCGCCCAGGCATGGACATTTGCGCCATTAATTTTGAAACGCTTTCCAGCGCTTCTATAAAACCGTACAACAAGCGCAGTGACGCTAAATACAAAAACCAAAGTGGCCCCACATCCAGTCGCATTAACCAAGACCAAGACAATGAACGCCAATTGGATTTGTTAAGTTAA
- a CDS encoding PA2778 family cysteine peptidase produces MLSQPVLKESVDTYEAGNNHDNAQLPLQMPLSTPIYSSTTVQSFSNIQLNQVPFWPQTEYQCGPAALSMALNVKGVAITPSELIPRLYIPNKQGAITPEILAVTRFYQKIPLTLNGTLTDIIRQLTLGRPVVILQNLGLDVLPKWHFSVVIGVDFDAKQWIVHSGEDAFRRMDFNVFERTWARADYWAMVVLSPEELPTMEELKAYGLAMVDFEQLGQLDMAKKGYEQMLKRQPKQLLAQMGLANIEYQQGHYHAAKERFEALSKEYAQEPRIWNNLAYTYAQLNMTKFALDAIDRAVVLSNAQPQFLQSQQEILLMLNADK; encoded by the coding sequence ATGTTAAGTCAGCCTGTGTTAAAGGAATCTGTTGACACTTATGAGGCTGGCAATAACCACGATAACGCTCAACTGCCGTTGCAAATGCCGTTGTCTACGCCCATTTACTCATCTACGACAGTGCAGTCTTTTTCAAATATTCAGTTAAATCAGGTGCCTTTCTGGCCGCAAACTGAGTACCAATGTGGCCCCGCAGCCTTGTCCATGGCGCTTAATGTTAAGGGTGTTGCGATAACCCCATCTGAATTAATTCCCCGCTTGTATATCCCTAATAAACAAGGAGCGATTACGCCAGAAATATTGGCGGTAACGCGCTTTTATCAAAAAATACCACTGACACTTAACGGCACTTTGACCGATATTATTCGTCAATTAACGTTGGGTCGTCCGGTGGTTATTTTGCAAAACTTGGGGTTGGATGTTTTGCCCAAATGGCATTTTTCAGTGGTGATTGGGGTGGATTTTGATGCCAAACAGTGGATTGTTCATAGCGGTGAAGATGCGTTTAGGCGAATGGACTTTAACGTATTTGAGCGTACTTGGGCACGCGCTGATTATTGGGCGATGGTGGTGTTGTCGCCAGAAGAGCTACCCACAATGGAAGAGTTAAAGGCATACGGTTTGGCCATGGTTGATTTTGAGCAATTAGGTCAGCTTGATATGGCCAAAAAAGGCTATGAGCAGATGCTCAAACGCCAGCCAAAGCAGTTGCTTGCTCAAATGGGTTTGGCCAATATCGAGTATCAACAAGGGCATTATCATGCGGCCAAAGAGCGTTTTGAAGCTTTGTCCAAAGAGTATGCGCAAGAGCCGCGTATTTGGAATAACTTGGCGTATACTTACGCGCAGCTTAATATGACCAAATTTGCGTTGGATGCCATAGACAGAGCGGTTGTTTTGTCTAATGCACAGCCGCAGTTTTTGCAAAGTCAGCAAGAGATTCTCTTGATGCTTAACGCGGATAAATAA
- a CDS encoding DUF4156 domain-containing protein, translating to MFKKISGLKIGLLGLAFVSLSACSWVKPIEGANRVDIKYAYDVTNCQKIGSTTSTARDKVGFFERDINAIRGDLTKLAQNEAARMGGDTIVATTPPIDGRMSFDVYRCNTAQQQ from the coding sequence ATGTTTAAAAAAATAAGCGGTTTAAAAATAGGTTTATTGGGATTGGCTTTTGTATCCCTGTCGGCGTGCAGTTGGGTAAAGCCCATTGAAGGCGCTAACCGAGTCGATATTAAGTACGCCTACGATGTGACCAATTGCCAAAAGATAGGCAGTACTACGTCAACAGCGCGCGATAAGGTAGGCTTTTTTGAACGTGATATTAATGCTATTAGAGGCGACTTAACTAAGTTAGCACAAAACGAAGCCGCTCGAATGGGCGGTGACACCATTGTAGCCACCACGCCACCCATTGACGGTCGTATGAGTTTTGATGTGTATCGTTGTAATACAGCACAACAACAATAA
- a CDS encoding DUF3108 domain-containing protein, whose protein sequence is MAKTTFTLQFFYTFLVSVISLHSVLAYAEPLTNFNATFSVHAFGVTLGQSNQSLRCNAQQCTLISDTRPTGWARAFVSEYSVETIKLTQTNNTLTWLQYQKMGVFTEDGIEQKKWVTLQRDAQNGRILYTEKNRTWPEQTALYDIISLVYAMQHAKLNQQPLTQFYVQDTNFQDKIVFKTLDQASFIDLDFSKSPVNSLHYAFETQGAKIDVWLLPTLRYFPGKIRVENKKENHTITLNLLQNPTFL, encoded by the coding sequence ATGGCTAAAACGACTTTTACGTTGCAATTTTTTTATACCTTTTTAGTAAGCGTTATAAGCTTGCACAGCGTATTAGCCTATGCAGAACCCTTAACCAATTTTAACGCCACTTTTAGCGTGCACGCCTTTGGCGTAACGTTGGGACAATCCAACCAATCACTTCGCTGTAATGCGCAACAATGCACTCTAATAAGCGACACCCGTCCTACTGGTTGGGCGCGTGCATTCGTGTCCGAATATTCGGTCGAAACCATCAAGCTAACCCAAACAAACAATACGTTAACCTGGTTACAATACCAAAAAATGGGTGTATTTACCGAAGACGGCATAGAGCAAAAAAAATGGGTAACACTGCAACGCGATGCCCAAAATGGGCGGATTTTGTACACTGAAAAAAACCGCACATGGCCAGAACAAACCGCCCTTTACGACATTATCTCGCTGGTTTATGCCATGCAACATGCCAAACTTAATCAGCAACCTTTAACGCAGTTTTATGTACAAGACACCAACTTCCAGGATAAAATCGTATTTAAAACCCTAGATCAGGCCAGTTTTATCGACTTAGACTTTAGCAAATCTCCCGTAAACAGCCTGCATTACGCATTTGAAACACAAGGTGCCAAAATTGATGTTTGGTTATTACCAACCTTACGCTACTTTCCGGGTAAAATACGCGTCGAAAATAAAAAAGAAAATCACACTATTACCCTTAATTTACTGCAAAACCCGACATTTTTATAA
- the ilvA gene encoding threonine ammonia-lyase, biosynthetic yields the protein MPEEILRRVLIAPVYDVAQQTPLELAPLISKRVHNKVWLKREDLQPVFSFKIRGAYNCMVNLNAEQRQAGVIAASAGNHAQGVALSATKMGVKSVIVMPRTTPPIKVNAVKRLGGQVVLEGDSYDEASKFAKKLAAEQKLTFIHPYDDLDVIAGQGTIALEMLRQHSGAFDVIFVCVGGGGLIAGIAAVIKQVWPKTRIIGVESADAACMTEALKAGERIILPQVGIFADGTAVAQVGKIPFRIAQTCVDEMITVTTDEICAAIKDVFEDTRAIAEPSGALAVAGMKKFVEQNGVSGLDMACIVSGANVNFDRLRHIAERTELGEKREAIFAVTIAETPGSFKQFCELLGARRAITEFNYRYAASDHATVFVGVRTEGGHPEKEAILNELKAKNYPVQDMTDNEMAKLHLRYMVGGHANGIQNELLYRFEFPERPGALLNFLILMSEEWNISLFHYRNHGSAYGRVLVGVQVPPEQHHAFEVYLTQLGYPFVNEQDNPGYELFLKPTR from the coding sequence ATGCCCGAAGAGATTTTACGCCGTGTTTTAATTGCCCCGGTATACGACGTAGCCCAACAAACGCCGTTAGAATTAGCGCCGTTAATTTCTAAGCGTGTGCACAATAAAGTATGGCTAAAGCGCGAAGATTTGCAGCCGGTGTTTTCGTTTAAAATTCGTGGGGCGTACAACTGCATGGTTAATTTAAACGCAGAGCAACGTCAAGCCGGCGTGATTGCGGCTTCGGCCGGAAATCACGCACAAGGGGTGGCGTTGTCGGCCACCAAAATGGGGGTAAAATCCGTGATTGTGATGCCGCGCACCACGCCGCCCATTAAAGTAAACGCCGTTAAACGCTTGGGTGGACAAGTGGTTTTAGAGGGTGATTCGTATGATGAAGCGTCAAAATTTGCCAAAAAACTCGCGGCAGAACAAAAACTGACGTTTATTCATCCTTACGACGATTTGGACGTGATTGCCGGCCAAGGCACCATTGCATTAGAAATGTTACGCCAACACAGCGGCGCATTTGACGTGATTTTTGTGTGTGTGGGTGGTGGTGGACTCATTGCTGGTATTGCGGCCGTAATTAAACAAGTTTGGCCTAAAACTCGCATTATTGGAGTTGAATCGGCCGATGCAGCTTGTATGACCGAAGCGTTAAAAGCGGGTGAGCGCATTATTTTGCCGCAGGTGGGCATTTTTGCAGACGGTACGGCCGTGGCGCAAGTGGGAAAAATTCCGTTTAGAATCGCCCAAACGTGTGTGGACGAGATGATTACCGTCACCACGGATGAAATTTGTGCGGCCATTAAAGACGTCTTTGAAGACACCCGCGCCATTGCCGAGCCTTCGGGCGCATTAGCGGTGGCGGGAATGAAAAAATTTGTAGAACAAAATGGTGTGTCGGGCTTGGATATGGCCTGCATTGTCAGTGGCGCAAATGTTAACTTTGACCGCTTACGCCACATTGCCGAACGCACCGAATTAGGCGAAAAACGCGAAGCAATTTTTGCTGTGACCATTGCTGAAACACCTGGTAGTTTTAAACAATTTTGCGAACTTTTGGGCGCGCGTCGTGCCATTACCGAGTTTAATTACCGATACGCGGCCAGCGACCATGCCACCGTGTTTGTGGGTGTGCGTACTGAAGGTGGTCACCCTGAAAAAGAAGCAATTTTGAACGAGTTAAAAGCCAAAAACTACCCTGTGCAAGACATGACCGACAACGAAATGGCCAAGTTGCATTTGCGTTATATGGTGGGTGGGCACGCCAATGGCATTCAAAACGAACTATTGTATCGTTTTGAGTTTCCGGAGCGCCCGGGCGCGTTATTAAACTTTTTAATATTAATGAGTGAAGAGTGGAACATCAGCCTGTTTCATTATCGAAACCACGGCTCGGCTTATGGTCGGGTATTGGTTGGGGTGCAAGTACCCCCCGAACAGCATCATGCCTTTGAAGTGTATTTAACCCAGTTGGGCTATCCGTTTGTAAACGAACAAGATAACCCAGGATACGAATTGTTTTTAAAACCAACGCGTTAA
- a CDS encoding DUF4395 domain-containing protein, with the protein MFEFFKNAWFRDPNEPVTYINEVAVRIRAGILLFIPLYMGLTLFDVVYTSSWIVDGNTAVDTYDTDWDGHIIYAVEAIKRTYDYPVQTALLFYGLFEMLAGMFVFTSRFSPTIILSTYLARKTPPVWKPLVPKRFAWTIGATLITICILFFNPDTFAVWLNNLWGSQLLSETENFIPYWIPINMVWVCIGFMWLEAILGYCVGCKVHALLVKMRILKEECHDCNNIDWDEIARKHQAKLAQAESAQAELNKKD; encoded by the coding sequence ATGTTTGAGTTTTTTAAAAACGCCTGGTTTAGAGACCCTAACGAGCCAGTCACCTACATTAACGAAGTTGCTGTACGCATTAGAGCCGGTATTTTACTGTTTATTCCGCTGTACATGGGGCTAACCCTTTTTGACGTGGTCTACACATCAAGCTGGATTGTGGATGGAAACACGGCGGTAGACACCTACGATACCGATTGGGACGGTCACATTATTTACGCCGTTGAAGCCATTAAACGCACTTACGATTACCCCGTACAAACCGCCCTGCTGTTTTACGGTTTGTTTGAAATGTTAGCCGGTATGTTTGTCTTTACTTCGCGTTTTTCACCCACCATTATTTTAAGCACTTATTTAGCGCGTAAAACTCCGCCAGTGTGGAAACCTTTGGTGCCTAAGCGCTTTGCTTGGACAATTGGGGCGACCTTAATCACCATCTGCATTTTGTTTTTTAACCCCGACACCTTTGCGGTTTGGTTAAACAATTTATGGGGCAGTCAACTGTTATCCGAAACCGAAAATTTTATTCCCTATTGGATTCCCATCAACATGGTATGGGTATGCATTGGCTTTATGTGGTTAGAGGCTATTTTAGGCTACTGTGTAGGCTGTAAAGTTCATGCTCTGCTGGTAAAGATGCGCATCTTAAAAGAAGAGTGCCACGACTGTAACAACATTGACTGGGATGAAATTGCGCGTAAACACCAAGCTAAGTTGGCGCAAGCTGAGTCAGCGCAGGCCGAACTTAACAAAAAAGACTAA
- a CDS encoding Tex family protein, with amino-acid sequence MPIQINSNVLSNVTNPLAYAERIAQELQVKPAQVSAAIGLLSQGATVPFIARYRKDITQGLDDIQLRELETRLTYLTALGARKLTVLESLQAQGLLTPERQTQLEQMHSKTELEDWYKPFKPVRNSKVSQAKDAGLEPLALALWNSVTHPHANLNHMAKPFVNPAKNIAHESDALNGAQAILIERLTNAPGLVNHLRETLWREGVLGSKALKNKANTPANTQASAFEFANDLSKFKDYLDFSQAIGKIPSHRALALFRGEQAGLLKLSLALPSDPASALRFWVEKIARFNHLKLSDKALKSQGELFLTQTIEQAWKTKLAKSLQTELFSRLREHAEQVAIEVFAQNLKALLLAAPAGNKITLALDPGFKSGVKLAIIDATGKFLHHDVLYPHAPQNQWNPSLLSLKRWVEQYQVQLISIGNGTASRETEQWVDELLVSLNHAEQVIPQKVVVSEAGASVYSASQIAQKEFPQLDVTIRGAVSIGRRLQDPLAELVKIDPKAIGVGQYQHDVNQGALAQALHNTVEDCVNLVGVDLNIASSALLGYVSGLSPRLADEIVHHRDQYGAFTSRQQLKKVPRLGPKAFEQCAGFLRIRGGVHPLDQSAVHPESYEVVENMAKRMQVSVHELMGQAELIKRIPLGDFVQETMGLVSLKDIVSELEKPGRDPRPSFKVVSFAANITKITDLTPGLSLDGVVTNVTPFGAFVDIGVHQDGLVHISQLANEFIKDPHALVKAGQIVTVRVLEVDAARKRISLTMKTQS; translated from the coding sequence ATGCCTATTCAAATAAACTCTAATGTACTGTCAAACGTTACCAATCCACTGGCTTATGCCGAGCGTATTGCCCAAGAACTGCAGGTTAAACCCGCGCAAGTGAGTGCGGCCATTGGTTTGTTGTCGCAGGGCGCTACCGTGCCGTTCATTGCCCGTTACCGAAAAGATATTACGCAAGGATTGGACGATATACAGTTGCGCGAATTAGAAACACGCCTAACGTATTTAACCGCATTGGGTGCGCGTAAGCTAACCGTGTTAGAAAGCTTGCAGGCGCAAGGTTTGCTTACCCCAGAGCGTCAAACGCAATTGGAGCAAATGCACAGTAAAACCGAGTTAGAAGACTGGTATAAACCGTTTAAACCGGTAAGAAACTCTAAAGTGAGCCAAGCCAAAGACGCTGGTTTAGAGCCTTTAGCATTGGCTCTTTGGAACAGCGTGACACATCCGCATGCTAACCTTAATCACATGGCTAAGCCGTTTGTAAATCCAGCCAAAAATATTGCCCATGAAAGTGATGCGTTGAATGGCGCACAAGCTATTTTAATAGAGCGTTTGACGAATGCACCAGGCCTGGTCAATCACTTGCGAGAAACGCTTTGGCGCGAAGGTGTGCTGGGCAGTAAGGCATTAAAAAATAAGGCAAATACACCAGCGAACACTCAAGCAAGCGCTTTTGAATTTGCAAACGACCTGAGTAAATTTAAAGATTATTTAGACTTTTCACAAGCCATTGGCAAAATTCCCTCGCATCGTGCGTTAGCGTTGTTTAGGGGCGAGCAAGCAGGCCTGCTTAAATTAAGTTTGGCGTTGCCAAGTGACCCGGCCAGTGCATTGCGTTTTTGGGTTGAGAAAATAGCCCGTTTTAATCATCTTAAGCTCAGTGATAAAGCACTCAAATCTCAAGGCGAGCTATTTTTAACCCAGACCATAGAGCAGGCCTGGAAAACCAAGTTGGCTAAAAGTCTGCAAACCGAACTGTTTAGCCGGTTGCGCGAACACGCTGAACAGGTCGCCATAGAGGTCTTTGCTCAAAACCTTAAAGCACTTTTGTTGGCCGCACCTGCGGGCAATAAAATAACCTTGGCGTTAGACCCTGGTTTTAAAAGTGGCGTTAAATTGGCCATTATTGACGCGACTGGAAAGTTTTTACACCATGATGTGCTGTATCCTCACGCCCCACAAAACCAGTGGAATCCGTCATTATTAAGTCTTAAACGCTGGGTTGAGCAGTACCAAGTACAGCTTATTAGTATTGGCAATGGAACGGCCTCACGTGAAACTGAGCAATGGGTAGACGAACTCTTGGTAAGCCTAAACCATGCTGAACAGGTTATTCCACAAAAAGTAGTGGTGTCAGAAGCCGGCGCTTCAGTGTATTCGGCCTCTCAAATTGCTCAAAAAGAGTTTCCACAATTAGACGTGACCATTCGCGGTGCGGTATCCATTGGAAGGCGTTTGCAAGACCCGTTGGCCGAGTTGGTTAAAATTGACCCCAAAGCCATTGGCGTGGGTCAGTATCAGCATGATGTTAATCAAGGTGCCTTGGCGCAAGCTTTGCATAATACGGTTGAGGATTGCGTTAATTTAGTGGGGGTCGATTTAAACATCGCCTCAAGCGCTTTATTAGGATATGTGTCGGGGTTATCGCCGCGCTTAGCCGATGAGATTGTGCATCATCGTGACCAATATGGCGCATTTACCAGTCGTCAACAACTCAAGAAAGTACCGCGTTTAGGGCCTAAAGCGTTTGAGCAGTGTGCGGGGTTTTTACGTATTCGCGGGGGCGTTCACCCCTTAGATCAATCGGCGGTGCACCCAGAATCGTATGAGGTAGTCGAAAATATGGCCAAGCGCATGCAGGTCTCGGTGCATGAGCTTATGGGGCAGGCTGAACTGATTAAACGCATTCCATTAGGCGATTTTGTACAAGAAACCATGGGCTTAGTGAGCCTTAAGGACATTGTGTCTGAACTTGAAAAACCCGGGCGAGATCCTCGACCAAGTTTTAAAGTAGTGAGTTTTGCCGCAAACATCACTAAAATAACCGACTTAACCCCTGGATTGAGTTTGGACGGTGTTGTGACCAACGTTACTCCTTTTGGGGCGTTTGTGGACATTGGCGTGCATCAAGATGGACTGGTACACATTTCGCAGTTGGCCAATGAGTTTATCAAGGATCCGCACGCACTGGTTAAAGCCGGTCAAATCGTGACGGTAAGGGTGCTTGAAGTAGACGCGGCGCGTAAGCGCATAAGTTTGACCATGAAAACACAGAGTTAG
- a CDS encoding DUF6627 family protein: MKKQITMILSGLFLAMGVQTASAAMVSTQSLLQVENSVVQAHDSAVDLRAMLTHDLVDLGVSATDAAHRVSLLTNEQIVALNAELENMPAGGDILGVAVLIFLVFIFTDAVGATDVFTFVKPI; the protein is encoded by the coding sequence ATGAAAAAACAAATAACCATGATATTAAGCGGTTTGTTCTTGGCGATGGGTGTGCAAACGGCCAGTGCGGCTATGGTGTCTACTCAATCGTTACTTCAGGTTGAAAACAGTGTGGTTCAAGCACACGATTCTGCGGTTGATTTACGCGCAATGCTCACCCACGATTTAGTTGACTTGGGCGTGTCTGCCACCGATGCCGCGCATCGTGTAAGTTTGCTTACTAATGAGCAAATTGTGGCATTAAATGCCGAGCTTGAAAACATGCCGGCCGGCGGTGATATATTGGGCGTTGCCGTGCTTATTTTCTTAGTATTTATTTTTACCGATGCCGTGGGCGCTACGGATGTTTTTACCTTTGTTAAGCCAATTTAA
- the arfB gene encoding alternative ribosome rescue aminoacyl-tRNA hydrolase ArfB, with amino-acid sequence MLTLSNGLTIADEEIELSAIRAQGAGGQNVNKVSSAIHLRFAINASSLPEKFKQRLLALKDRRLTQDGVWVLKAQKFRTQEKNRQDALERLLAFIEQALVEVEVRRPTKPTKGSQKRRLDRKSKRSTTKELRGKVES; translated from the coding sequence ATGCTAACGCTCTCTAATGGCTTAACCATTGCCGATGAAGAAATTGAATTAAGCGCTATTCGTGCGCAAGGTGCGGGTGGACAAAACGTCAATAAAGTGTCGTCGGCCATTCATTTACGCTTTGCTATTAACGCCTCATCGTTACCCGAAAAGTTTAAACAACGTTTGTTGGCCTTAAAAGACCGCCGTCTAACCCAGGATGGAGTTTGGGTATTAAAAGCCCAAAAATTTCGCACTCAAGAAAAAAATCGCCAAGATGCCTTGGAGCGTTTACTAGCGTTTATTGAGCAGGCGCTGGTTGAGGTTGAAGTGCGTAGGCCTACTAAACCTACTAAAGGCTCGCAAAAAAGGCGCTTAGACAGAAAGTCAAAACGCAGTACTACCAAAGAGTTGCGTGGTAAGGTTGAATCTTAG